A genomic window from Providencia alcalifaciens includes:
- the nadD gene encoding nicotinate-nucleotide adenylyltransferase, whose amino-acid sequence MTCKPQGLQALFGGTFDPIHYGHLRPVEALAKQVGLQRVILLPNHVPPHRPQPQASPMQRLEMVQLAVQNNPLFTVDTRELQKSTPSYTLETLSELREELGSTQPLAFIIGQDSLLSINTWYGWEQLLEKCHLLVCARPGYSTHFSNPQMQQWLNQHQTDNPRQLSLQAKGLIFIADTPLVNISATEIRQKLSSGDSCNDLIPHAVLEYIQAHHLYQE is encoded by the coding sequence ATGACCTGTAAACCTCAAGGCCTTCAGGCATTATTTGGCGGTACTTTCGATCCGATTCATTATGGGCACTTGCGCCCAGTCGAAGCCCTTGCCAAACAAGTTGGCTTACAAAGAGTCATTCTATTACCTAATCATGTTCCCCCCCATCGCCCACAACCTCAAGCCTCACCAATGCAACGTTTGGAGATGGTACAACTCGCAGTTCAAAATAATCCTTTATTTACTGTTGATACTCGAGAACTGCAAAAGAGCACGCCCTCATATACCCTTGAAACTTTAAGTGAACTACGTGAAGAGTTGGGAAGCACTCAACCACTGGCCTTTATTATTGGGCAGGATTCACTGTTATCCATCAATACTTGGTATGGGTGGGAGCAACTTTTAGAAAAATGTCATTTATTAGTTTGTGCTAGACCAGGATATTCTACTCACTTTTCTAACCCACAAATGCAACAGTGGCTCAATCAACATCAAACGGATAATCCTCGTCAATTAAGCCTGCAAGCAAAGGGGCTTATCTTTATTGCTGACACTCCTCTAGTGAATATTTCAGCCACTGAAATTCGCCAAAAATTAAGCTCAGGGGATTCATGTAATGATTTAATTCCTCATGCCGTTTTAGAATATATTCAGGCTCATCACCTTTATCAAGAATAA
- the lipB gene encoding lipoyl(octanoyl) transferase LipB has translation MHQFTESRTPDTCDEIWLVQHPSVFTQGQAGKAEHLLAPGNIPVIQSDRGGQVTYHGPGQQVMYVMIDLKRSHIGVRELVSALETCVVNTLAHFNISAYPRPDAPGVYVNGDKICSLGLRIRKGCSFHGLALNVDMDLEPFNRINPCGYSELKMTQVRALSPNITLNDVQPVLISQFCDTLGFHIVQ, from the coding sequence ATGCACCAATTTACTGAATCCCGTACACCTGATACCTGCGACGAAATTTGGCTGGTGCAGCACCCTTCGGTATTTACCCAAGGGCAAGCTGGTAAAGCCGAACACCTTCTCGCGCCGGGAAATATTCCCGTGATCCAAAGTGATCGTGGTGGACAAGTGACTTACCATGGTCCCGGTCAACAAGTCATGTATGTGATGATAGATCTAAAACGCAGCCACATTGGTGTCCGTGAACTTGTTAGCGCCCTAGAAACTTGCGTGGTCAATACCCTCGCCCATTTTAATATCAGTGCGTATCCTCGCCCTGATGCACCCGGCGTTTATGTCAACGGAGACAAAATTTGCTCCCTTGGCTTACGTATTCGAAAAGGCTGTTCATTCCATGGACTAGCACTGAATGTGGATATGGATCTTGAGCCTTTTAATCGCATTAACCCTTGTGGTTATAGTGAATTGAAAATGACACAAGTGAGAGCACTGTCGCCAAACATTACATTAAACGATGTTCAGCCAGTGCTTATTAGTCAGTTCTGTGACACACTTGGATTTCATATTGTTCAATAA
- the lipA gene encoding lipoyl synthase, with product MSKPIQIERGIKYRDADKMALIPVKNVVTEREEILRKPDWMKIRLPADSTRIQGIKAAMRKNGLHSVCEEASCPNLSECFNHGTATFMILGAICTRRCPFCDVAHGRPNAPDANEPEKLAQTIKDMALRYVVITSVDRDDLRDGGAQHFADCISAIREKSPTIKIETLVPDFRGRMDRALEILTATPPDVFNHNLENVPRIYRQVRPGANYEWSLKLLEKFKEAHPEIPTKSGLMVGLGETNEEIIEVMRDLRRHGVTMLTLGQYLQPSRHHLPVKRYVSPAEFDEMKEAAMDMGFTHAACGPFVRSSYHADLQAKGEEVK from the coding sequence ATGAGTAAACCAATTCAGATCGAGCGTGGAATTAAATACCGTGACGCCGATAAAATGGCACTGATCCCTGTTAAAAACGTGGTGACGGAACGTGAAGAAATTCTACGTAAACCTGACTGGATGAAAATCAGATTGCCAGCTGATTCTACGCGAATTCAAGGCATTAAAGCCGCAATGCGTAAAAATGGCCTGCACTCAGTCTGCGAAGAAGCTTCCTGTCCTAACCTCTCTGAATGTTTTAACCACGGAACCGCCACCTTTATGATTTTAGGTGCGATCTGTACTCGCCGTTGTCCATTCTGTGACGTTGCACATGGTCGCCCAAATGCCCCTGATGCGAATGAACCTGAAAAATTAGCGCAAACTATCAAAGATATGGCATTGCGTTATGTGGTTATTACTTCCGTTGACCGCGATGATTTACGTGATGGTGGTGCTCAGCACTTCGCTGATTGTATCAGTGCCATCCGAGAAAAAAGCCCAACGATTAAAATTGAAACCCTCGTCCCTGACTTCCGAGGACGTATGGATCGCGCATTAGAAATTCTCACCGCGACACCACCGGATGTGTTTAACCACAACCTTGAAAACGTACCTCGTATTTATCGCCAAGTTCGCCCAGGCGCTAACTACGAATGGTCACTGAAATTACTGGAAAAATTCAAAGAAGCACACCCTGAAATCCCAACAAAATCCGGTTTAATGGTAGGCTTAGGGGAAACCAACGAAGAGATCATTGAAGTGATGCGTGATCTGCGTCGTCATGGCGTTACCATGTTAACGTTGGGGCAATACTTGCAGCCAAGCCGCCATCACTTACCCGTTAAACGCTATGTAAGCCCTGCTGAGTTCGATGAAATGAAAGAGGCTGCGATGGATATGGGCTTTACTCACGCAGCCTGTGGCCCGTTTGTACGCTCTTCCTATCATGCCGACCTACAAGCAAAAGGCGAAGAAGTTAAATAA
- the dacA gene encoding D-alanyl-D-alanine carboxypeptidase DacA, with protein sequence MKNVSSSRNVFLPQIVRQTALASALIVSTVTFANANEAFPNTSVPAAPAIDAEAYILIDYNSGKVLAQSNADQRRDPASLTKMMTSYVIGQAIKSGKIGANDMVTVGEDAWATGNPIFKGSSLMFLKPGDRVSVSQLTRGINLQSGNDACVAMADYVAGDQANFVNLMNTYVNKLGLQNTHFQTVHGLDAAGQYSSARDMALIGQALIRDVPEEYEIYKEKEFTFNNIRQTNRNGLLWDKSLAVDGIKTGHTDAAGYNLVASAKDGDMRLISVVMGGKSSKGRDAESKKLLTYGFRFYETVKPLQAGVEFATAPVWFGDDSEIKLGVVEDLYLTIPRGRLKDLKASYELITTEIEAPLKKGQQVGTISFQLDGKTIEQRPLAVLKDVEEGGFFSRLIDYIKLLFHRWFG encoded by the coding sequence ATGAAAAATGTCTCCTCATCACGCAATGTCTTTCTGCCACAAATCGTGCGTCAGACTGCGCTGGCTTCTGCTCTGATCGTTTCTACTGTCACTTTTGCAAATGCAAACGAAGCGTTTCCAAATACTTCAGTTCCTGCGGCTCCAGCTATCGATGCTGAAGCGTATATCTTGATTGATTACAATTCAGGTAAAGTACTTGCACAAAGTAATGCAGATCAGCGCCGTGACCCTGCTAGCTTGACCAAAATGATGACGAGCTATGTCATCGGCCAAGCCATTAAATCAGGTAAAATTGGCGCGAATGACATGGTCACCGTGGGTGAAGATGCATGGGCGACAGGTAACCCAATTTTCAAAGGCTCTTCATTAATGTTCTTAAAACCCGGGGATCGCGTGAGTGTCTCTCAGCTAACCCGTGGTATTAACTTACAGTCCGGTAATGATGCCTGTGTTGCGATGGCTGACTATGTCGCGGGTGACCAAGCTAACTTTGTTAACTTGATGAATACCTACGTGAATAAACTGGGTCTGCAAAATACGCACTTCCAAACAGTACATGGTCTCGATGCAGCGGGTCAGTACAGTTCTGCTCGTGATATGGCGTTGATTGGCCAAGCGCTGATCCGTGATGTGCCGGAAGAATACGAAATTTATAAAGAAAAAGAATTCACGTTTAACAATATCCGTCAAACTAACCGTAATGGTCTGCTATGGGATAAGAGCCTTGCGGTTGATGGGATCAAAACTGGTCACACTGACGCCGCAGGTTATAACTTAGTTGCCTCCGCAAAAGATGGTGATATGCGTCTTATTTCCGTCGTTATGGGTGGAAAGAGCAGCAAAGGTCGTGATGCCGAAAGCAAAAAATTGCTGACTTACGGCTTCCGCTTCTATGAAACAGTAAAACCGCTGCAAGCAGGCGTCGAATTTGCCACGGCTCCAGTTTGGTTTGGTGATGACAGCGAAATTAAACTAGGCGTGGTTGAAGACCTATACCTCACGATCCCTCGCGGTCGTTTAAAAGACTTAAAAGCAAGCTACGAATTAATCACCACTGAAATCGAAGCGCCACTGAAAAAAGGTCAACAAGTCGGAACCATTAGCTTCCAATTAGATGGTAAAACCATCGAGCAGCGTCCTTTAGCGGTATTAAAAGATGTGGAAGAAGGTGGATTCTTCAGCCGTTTAATCGACTACATCAAACTATTATTCCATCGTTGGTTTGGTTAA
- the rsfS gene encoding ribosome silencing factor: protein MNLLQGTELQQFIIDQLEDAKAEDIISIDVHEKSSVTDQMIICTGTSTRHLMSVADRLIDACRKNGLMPLGVEGQGISDWIVVDLGDAIVHIMQDESRRMYELEKLWS, encoded by the coding sequence GTGAACCTTTTGCAAGGAACTGAACTCCAACAATTTATTATCGATCAACTTGAAGATGCGAAAGCTGAAGATATCATTTCGATCGATGTCCATGAAAAATCAAGTGTTACTGACCAAATGATCATCTGCACAGGAACGTCAACTCGTCATCTGATGTCTGTTGCTGATCGTTTAATTGATGCGTGCCGTAAAAACGGTTTAATGCCTCTCGGTGTTGAAGGTCAAGGCATTTCAGACTGGATTGTTGTCGACCTTGGTGATGCCATCGTCCATATCATGCAAGATGAAAGCCGCCGCATGTACGAACTTGAAAAGCTCTGGAGCTGA
- the rlpA gene encoding endolytic peptidoglycan transglycosylase RlpA produces MRLQWIMLAMATTLLSGCINEDVKRQPTVPTNVPTQDVLGAEPHYEPYHPTANNDYQRNGKQYQIVRDPAQFSQVGYASIYGQEASGQLTAIGERANPVELTAAHPTLPIPSYARITNMMNGRMMVVRINDRGPYTPGKSIAVSRAVADRLNLMTTTKIKIDAIQVAPDGSLSGPGTVGSNFVKQSYALPDRPQLGSGPLGTPVMQESPAPTNTLPVKQPAEPMQPTMPDMNIKQPEPEVAPKATATESVPERGFLVQAGAISSKANAQSMLDNLKNQFNVPGRLQPYNGIYRVQLGPFATRQQAVEIQSRLQSERNQQSMVVAP; encoded by the coding sequence ATGCGTTTACAATGGATTATGCTCGCTATGGCAACCACATTACTCAGTGGATGTATTAACGAAGACGTTAAGCGGCAGCCAACAGTACCAACCAATGTTCCTACACAAGATGTGTTGGGTGCTGAGCCACATTATGAGCCTTATCACCCAACGGCGAATAATGATTACCAGCGTAATGGCAAGCAATACCAAATTGTCCGTGACCCCGCACAGTTTTCCCAAGTGGGTTATGCTTCAATCTATGGTCAAGAAGCTTCCGGCCAACTAACTGCCATTGGAGAACGTGCTAATCCAGTAGAGTTAACCGCAGCTCACCCAACACTGCCTATTCCAAGTTATGCCCGTATCACCAACATGATGAACGGACGCATGATGGTGGTTCGCATCAATGATCGTGGTCCCTACACTCCCGGTAAAAGTATTGCCGTATCCCGTGCAGTTGCCGATCGCTTAAATCTGATGACGACCACAAAAATTAAGATTGACGCTATCCAAGTTGCACCTGATGGAAGCTTATCAGGGCCAGGAACTGTTGGTTCAAACTTTGTTAAACAAAGTTATGCCCTGCCGGATCGTCCACAATTAGGCTCCGGCCCCTTAGGTACACCGGTGATGCAAGAATCCCCAGCACCAACCAATACATTGCCTGTGAAACAGCCTGCGGAACCTATGCAACCAACGATGCCGGATATGAATATCAAGCAGCCAGAACCCGAAGTTGCACCGAAAGCCACTGCGACAGAATCCGTTCCTGAACGTGGTTTCTTAGTTCAAGCTGGCGCTATCAGTAGCAAAGCGAATGCACAAAGTATGTTGGATAACTTAAAAAACCAATTTAACGTACCGGGTCGTCTACAGCCTTACAATGGCATCTACCGCGTTCAATTAGGACCTTTTGCAACGAGACAACAAGCCGTAGAGATACAATCTCGTTTACAGTCTGAGCGCAATCAACAATCCATGGTTGTTGCCCCTTAA
- the rlmH gene encoding 23S rRNA (pseudouridine(1915)-N(3))-methyltransferase RlmH has product MKLQLIAVGTKMPDWVQTGFMDYLHRFPKDMPFELTEVPAGKRGKNADIKRILEKEGELMLAAVGKGNRIVTLDIPGDRWDTPKLAVQLDKWKQDGRNVSLLIGGPEGLAPACKDAAEQSWSLSPLTLPHPLVRVLVAESLYRAWSITTNHPYHRE; this is encoded by the coding sequence TTGAAATTACAACTCATCGCTGTCGGAACTAAAATGCCGGACTGGGTACAGACCGGCTTTATGGATTACCTTCACCGTTTTCCCAAAGATATGCCTTTCGAATTAACCGAAGTCCCCGCAGGAAAACGTGGAAAAAATGCAGACATCAAACGTATTCTCGAAAAAGAAGGTGAATTGATGCTTGCTGCTGTCGGCAAAGGCAATCGTATCGTCACGCTGGATATTCCAGGGGATCGTTGGGATACACCAAAATTAGCCGTACAGTTAGACAAGTGGAAACAAGATGGTCGTAATGTCAGCCTGTTAATTGGTGGACCAGAAGGACTTGCTCCGGCGTGTAAAGATGCCGCAGAACAAAGTTGGTCTCTATCACCACTAACACTACCCCATCCGCTAGTTCGAGTCCTTGTTGCCGAAAGTCTTTATCGGGCATGGAGTATTACAACTAATCATCCATATCATCGGGAATAG
- the holA gene encoding DNA polymerase III subunit delta, with product MIRIYPEQLASSLQESLRGRYLIWGSEPLLIQESQDAIRQVARQQGFEEHFTFSLEQHTDWDEIFSLCQALSLFASRQMLTLFLPENGPNAAMADKLTQLAGLLHPDLLLVLRGHKLTKAQENSAWFKAISQDGIYVSCLTPEYQRLPQWVSKRASQMRLSLETEANQLLCYCYEGNLLGLAQALERLALLYPDGKLTYPRVESAVNDSAHFTPYHWVDAILAGKPRRSWHILEQLKQEDVEPVILLRAIQRELMLLITLKRQSATTSLKTLFDQHKVWQNRRGLLGDAIQRLSLHQLQSALMLLTQAEIHTKQDFANSSWSDLQSLSMLLCGKKDAEHFIQHR from the coding sequence ATGATACGCATTTATCCTGAACAGCTGGCCTCTTCGTTACAAGAGTCTCTAAGAGGCCGCTATCTCATTTGGGGCTCAGAGCCCCTTCTTATTCAAGAAAGCCAAGATGCTATCCGCCAAGTTGCACGCCAGCAAGGTTTTGAAGAGCATTTCACTTTCTCTTTAGAGCAACATACTGATTGGGATGAAATTTTTAGCCTCTGCCAAGCACTGAGTCTGTTTGCCAGTCGCCAAATGCTTACCCTATTTTTGCCTGAAAATGGACCTAATGCCGCGATGGCAGACAAGCTAACTCAGCTCGCCGGTTTACTTCATCCCGACCTGCTATTAGTTCTGCGCGGGCATAAACTTACCAAAGCGCAAGAAAACAGTGCTTGGTTCAAAGCCATCAGCCAAGATGGTATCTATGTCAGTTGCCTAACGCCTGAATATCAACGTTTACCGCAGTGGGTCTCTAAACGTGCTAGCCAGATGCGACTCTCATTAGAAACAGAAGCAAACCAATTACTTTGCTATTGCTATGAAGGTAATTTATTGGGATTAGCGCAAGCGCTGGAGAGACTTGCCCTGCTCTATCCTGATGGGAAGCTCACTTACCCTCGCGTCGAAAGTGCAGTGAATGATTCCGCCCATTTTACACCCTACCATTGGGTGGATGCGATTCTAGCCGGTAAGCCGCGCCGTTCATGGCATATCCTTGAGCAGCTCAAGCAAGAAGATGTTGAACCTGTCATTTTACTACGTGCTATCCAACGGGAATTAATGTTGCTGATCACGTTAAAGCGTCAATCTGCGACCACTTCATTAAAAACGCTATTTGACCAACATAAAGTTTGGCAAAACCGTCGTGGTCTATTAGGGGATGCAATACAGCGTTTAAGTCTACATCAATTACAATCAGCATTGATGTTACTGACTCAAGCCGAGATTCATACCAAACAAGATTTTGCTAACTCCTCTTGGTCAGATCTACAATCTTTATCCATGCTATTGTGCGGTAAAAAAGACGCAGAACATTTTATTCAACATAGGTAA
- the cspE gene encoding transcription antiterminator/RNA stability regulator CspE → MSKVKGNVKWFNESKGFGFITPEDGSKDVFVHFSAISGDGFKTLAEGQKVEFEITEGAKGPSAANVVSL, encoded by the coding sequence ATGTCTAAAGTTAAAGGTAACGTTAAGTGGTTCAATGAGTCCAAAGGTTTTGGTTTTATCACTCCAGAAGATGGTAGCAAAGATGTTTTTGTTCACTTCTCTGCGATTTCTGGCGACGGTTTTAAAACCTTAGCAGAAGGCCAAAAAGTTGAATTTGAAATCACTGAAGGCGCGAAAGGTCCATCAGCTGCTAACGTTGTCTCTTTGTAA
- the ybeD gene encoding DUF493 family protein YbeD, translating into MKTKLGELLEFPCPLTYKVMGLAQPELVDQVIEVVQRHAPGDYAPDVKPSSKGNYHSVSITINATHIEQVETLYTELGALELVKVVL; encoded by the coding sequence ATGAAAACAAAATTAGGTGAACTGCTTGAGTTCCCATGTCCATTGACCTACAAAGTGATGGGCCTAGCGCAGCCAGAATTAGTTGACCAAGTCATTGAAGTGGTTCAGCGCCATGCTCCAGGTGATTATGCACCAGACGTTAAACCGAGCAGCAAAGGCAACTACCATTCTGTGTCTATTACAATTAACGCGACTCATATTGAGCAAGTTGAAACGCTCTACACTGAGTTAGGCGCATTAGAATTAGTCAAAGTTGTGCTGTAA
- the mrdB gene encoding peptidoglycan glycosyltransferase MrdB (rod shape-determining protein RodA), protein MTDDKRKLSLSTRLHIDVPMLLIIIALLAYSAFIMWSASGLDHEMMERKLGQIFSGFVVMIVMAQIPPRMYESLAPHLFIFCVILLVFVDVFGQISKGAQRWLDLGFIRFQPSEIAKIAVPLMVARFMNRDSCPPSFKNTCIALVFIFVPTLLVAAQPDLGTSILVAASGLFVLFLAGMSWRLIAVAAVAVAAFIPMLWFFLMHDYQRARIMMLLDPESDPLGKGYHIIQSKIAIGSGGLMGKGWLEGTQSQLEFLPERHTDFIFAVLAEELGLIGVLVLLALYLLLIIRGLYIAANAQNTFGRVMVGGLILILFVYVFVNIGMVSGILPVVGVPLPLVSYGGSALIVLMAGFGIIMSIHTHRKFLSKSL, encoded by the coding sequence ATGACTGACGATAAGAGAAAATTATCACTATCAACACGTCTGCACATTGATGTGCCTATGTTATTAATCATCATCGCATTACTCGCTTATAGCGCCTTTATTATGTGGAGTGCTAGCGGGTTAGATCATGAAATGATGGAGCGAAAACTGGGGCAAATTTTTTCTGGTTTTGTCGTGATGATCGTGATGGCCCAAATTCCACCTCGCATGTATGAAAGTCTCGCACCACACCTGTTTATTTTCTGCGTGATTTTATTAGTCTTCGTTGACGTGTTTGGGCAAATCAGTAAAGGGGCTCAGCGCTGGTTAGATTTGGGCTTTATACGGTTCCAGCCATCAGAGATTGCGAAAATCGCGGTACCGCTCATGGTTGCTCGCTTTATGAACCGCGACTCATGCCCGCCATCCTTTAAAAATACCTGTATTGCCCTCGTGTTTATTTTTGTCCCAACATTGCTGGTCGCTGCTCAGCCAGACTTAGGCACCTCGATCCTCGTCGCGGCTTCAGGGCTATTTGTCCTATTTTTAGCGGGAATGAGCTGGCGTTTAATTGCTGTTGCTGCCGTCGCCGTTGCCGCCTTTATACCGATGCTCTGGTTCTTCTTAATGCATGACTACCAGAGAGCGCGAATCATGATGCTACTTGACCCAGAAAGTGATCCGCTAGGTAAAGGTTATCACATCATCCAATCTAAAATTGCGATTGGTTCTGGCGGTTTAATGGGTAAAGGCTGGTTGGAAGGTACTCAGTCTCAGCTTGAATTCCTGCCTGAACGTCACACAGACTTTATTTTCGCTGTATTAGCTGAAGAACTTGGATTGATTGGTGTCTTGGTCTTATTGGCTCTTTATCTCCTATTGATTATTCGTGGGCTATATATTGCAGCAAATGCACAAAACACCTTCGGGCGAGTCATGGTCGGCGGATTAATCCTAATCCTATTTGTGTATGTGTTTGTTAATATTGGTATGGTGAGTGGTATTTTACCTGTCGTAGGCGTTCCCCTCCCCTTAGTAAGTTATGGGGGCTCCGCCTTAATTGTTTTAATGGCTGGATTCGGTATTATCATGTCTATCCATACTCACAGAAAATTTTTATCTAAGAGTTTATAA
- the mrdA gene encoding peptidoglycan DD-transpeptidase MrdA has product MKQQRTPFRDHTAESVLFIRRALIAFGVIVILTSILVTNLYHLQVVRHDDYQTRSNDNRIKLVPIAPSRGIIYDRKGTQLALNSTFYQLEIVPEKVDNLQETLNKLRDVVDLTDEDITNFEKERKRSRRFTSIALKTQLNEVQVARFAVNQYRFPGLEVKSYQRRSYPYGSALTHVIGYVAKINDKDVERLDKEGLLPNYAASHDIGKLGIERYYEDVLHGKTGYEEVEVNSRGRVIRQLHEQPPQAGRDVYLTIDLELQTYIEKILTTSRAAVVVTDPRNGEILALVSTPSYDSNLFVNGISNKDYQELLNNPNRPLINRATQGLYPPASTVKPFISVAALSEKVITPNTTIYDPGWWQLPGSEKRYRDWKRWGHGKLNVVKSIIESADTFFYQVAYDMGIDRLSEWMTRFGYGEYTGIDLSEERQGIMPTREWKQKRYKKPWYQGDTIPVGIGQGYWTSTPIQMSKALMTLINDGKVKTPHLLYGTKLGDAMVPYEDKETRQIGDIHSGYWELAKTGMYGVANAPNGTGKRSFVGTPYKVAAKSGTAQVFSYETYNASKLAEHLRDHKLMIAYAPYDNPTISVAIILENGGAGPAVGDIVRQIFDHVLLGDNKTQVESTGASAEEDR; this is encoded by the coding sequence ATGAAACAACAACGCACCCCTTTTCGCGACCATACCGCAGAATCAGTTTTATTTATTCGCCGGGCATTAATTGCTTTCGGCGTCATTGTCATACTTACTTCAATCCTCGTGACCAATTTGTATCATCTACAAGTAGTCCGTCATGACGATTACCAAACACGCTCAAATGATAACCGTATTAAATTGGTGCCTATTGCGCCTAGCCGCGGCATTATTTATGACCGAAAAGGCACTCAGTTAGCCCTCAATAGTACCTTTTATCAGCTAGAAATTGTTCCTGAAAAAGTCGATAACTTACAGGAAACACTTAATAAGCTGCGGGATGTTGTTGACCTTACTGACGAAGATATCACCAACTTTGAAAAAGAGCGTAAACGCTCTCGCCGCTTTACCTCTATCGCACTGAAAACGCAGTTGAATGAAGTCCAAGTTGCACGCTTTGCTGTTAATCAATATCGCTTTCCCGGCTTAGAAGTAAAAAGTTATCAGCGCCGCTCATACCCATATGGTTCCGCATTAACTCACGTCATTGGCTACGTCGCGAAAATTAACGATAAAGACGTTGAACGCCTTGATAAAGAAGGATTATTACCAAACTACGCCGCCAGCCATGATATCGGTAAATTAGGTATTGAGCGTTACTATGAAGATGTCTTACATGGTAAAACGGGCTACGAAGAAGTTGAAGTGAATAGCCGTGGCCGCGTGATCCGCCAATTACACGAGCAGCCACCGCAAGCAGGTCGCGATGTCTATCTCACTATCGATCTCGAATTACAGACTTATATTGAGAAAATCCTCACCACCAGCCGTGCCGCAGTCGTCGTCACAGACCCACGTAATGGTGAGATCCTCGCATTGGTTTCCACGCCAAGTTACGATTCAAACTTGTTTGTGAACGGAATTTCCAACAAAGATTACCAAGAGCTGTTAAATAACCCTAACAGACCGTTGATCAACCGCGCGACTCAGGGCTTATATCCACCAGCATCCACGGTAAAACCCTTTATCTCTGTCGCGGCATTAAGCGAAAAAGTAATTACCCCGAACACGACAATTTACGATCCCGGTTGGTGGCAACTCCCCGGCTCTGAAAAACGTTACCGAGACTGGAAACGCTGGGGACATGGTAAGCTGAATGTTGTCAAATCGATCATTGAATCTGCGGATACCTTCTTCTACCAAGTCGCTTATGACATGGGAATTGACCGTCTTTCCGAATGGATGACCCGCTTTGGTTATGGGGAATATACTGGTATTGACCTTTCCGAAGAGCGTCAAGGGATCATGCCAACCCGTGAATGGAAACAAAAACGCTATAAAAAGCCATGGTATCAAGGGGACACAATCCCTGTCGGGATTGGTCAAGGTTATTGGACATCAACGCCAATCCAAATGTCTAAAGCATTGATGACATTGATTAATGACGGAAAAGTCAAAACGCCTCATTTGCTATATGGAACCAAACTTGGTGATGCCATGGTACCTTATGAAGACAAAGAGACCCGACAAATTGGCGATATCCATTCTGGATATTGGGAGCTCGCCAAAACGGGTATGTACGGCGTGGCCAATGCGCCAAATGGTACCGGTAAGCGTAGTTTCGTAGGGACACCTTATAAAGTTGCTGCAAAATCAGGAACGGCACAGGTGTTTAGTTATGAAACCTATAACGCCAGTAAATTAGCCGAGCATTTGCGTGACCATAAACTAATGATTGCTTATGCACCTTATGATAACCCCACTATTTCCGTTGCCATTATTTTAGAAAACGGGGGGGCAGGCCCTGCAGTTGGTGATATTGTTCGCCAAATCTTTGACCATGTCCTGTTAGGTGATAACAAAACCCAAGTTGAGAGTACGGGTGCCAGTGCAGAGGAAGATCGTTAA
- a CDS encoding YbgA family protein: MQLIKPKVLMLDGIAYPSSEIQPLTDSIVTCFSPEEFNQTDNESVGIIFPKHHAQRLLAFFPASLPVITDTEWQNVQQLDHFFTQLYLLQRIEILAQQLTHHGIILFHSQHKYLIMAYSPTGYQLTGKLVAGIKKGDDLKLFFAQYKASLMEIFALMPPKNIQVNALSHMQGYFKRRATRDEKKHLLALINDYRDGRIPINQPLLMMRQLLIQYPDSYLSEQYYFEPYPHCEQIRVLPYS; this comes from the coding sequence GTGCAATTAATTAAGCCAAAAGTTTTAATGCTAGATGGAATCGCTTATCCATCTAGCGAAATACAGCCATTAACCGATTCCATTGTGACGTGTTTTTCGCCAGAAGAATTTAATCAGACGGACAATGAAAGTGTAGGAATTATTTTTCCAAAACACCATGCACAAAGATTACTGGCATTTTTTCCTGCAAGTTTACCGGTTATTACTGACACTGAATGGCAAAATGTGCAGCAACTTGACCATTTTTTTACGCAATTGTATCTCTTACAACGGATTGAAATATTGGCCCAGCAGTTAACGCATCATGGGATTATTCTATTTCATAGTCAGCATAAGTATCTCATCATGGCGTATTCACCAACTGGCTATCAATTGACCGGTAAGCTAGTTGCAGGGATTAAGAAAGGCGATGACTTGAAATTGTTTTTTGCACAATATAAGGCGAGCTTAATGGAGATCTTTGCATTAATGCCACCCAAAAATATTCAAGTTAATGCGCTTAGTCACATGCAAGGATATTTTAAACGTAGGGCGACGAGAGATGAGAAAAAACATTTATTGGCGTTAATTAATGATTACCGTGACGGGAGAATACCGATAAACCAGCCATTATTGATGATGCGGCAGTTACTTATTCAATATCCTGATAGCTATTTAAGTGAACAATATTATTTTGAACCATATCCTCATTGTGAGCAGATTAGGGTATTACCTTATTCTTGA